In a single window of the Chiloscyllium plagiosum isolate BGI_BamShark_2017 chromosome 32, ASM401019v2, whole genome shotgun sequence genome:
- the LOC122539296 gene encoding glycine-rich cell wall structural protein 1.8-like isoform X2, which yields MLRKAVILAFCTIIALQLPTTSAVNHGATIQPDDKKCLTNPDHPDCQQPQNNAPSDQRIEKGNSFLDSLRSRSRRCPFGTSFYTSQKRGMHQGSSNSKGLSNFYDSLTGPKGWEWLFGSDVYGKGQGTKGSGSGQNGNSQGGNSNGNSQNGNGQGSGGYGNSQNGNGQGSGGYGNSQNGNGQGSGGYGNSQNSQGSNNNENEEDEGSQGSNNNGNDEDEDSEESNSNGYDEDEYNEGSNSNGNGQNSQGSNGNGQNSQGSNSNGNGQNSQGSNGNGNGQNGNGQGGNNNGYDEDEYNEGLNNNGNGQNGNGQGSNGNGYGQNGQGSNGNGYGQNGQGSNGNGYGQSGQGSNGYGYGQNGQGSNGNGYDQYGNGQGSNSNGNGQNGQGSNGNGYGQNGQGSNGNGYDQYGNGQGSNNNGYSQNGQGSNGNGYGQNGQGSNGYGYDQYGNGQGSNSNGYSQNGQGSNGNGYGQNGQGSNGNGYDQYGNGQGSNSNGYNQNGQGSNGNGYGQNGNGYGQNGNGYGQNGQGSNGYGYDQYGNGQSSYNNGNGQNGNGQGSNGNGNGQSGQGSNGNGYDQYGNGQGSNNNGYSQNGQGSNGNGYGQNGQGSGNNGYGQNGQGSNGNGYGQNGQGSGNNGYDHYGNSQGSNGNGYGQNGQGSNGNGYGQNGQGSDGNGYGQNGQGSNGNGYDHYGSSQGSNGNGYGQNGQGSNGNGYGQNGQGSNGNGYGQNGQGSNGNGHGQNGQGSGNNGNDQYGNGQGSGNNMVESHGSNKLARSVAAKNSHKRHYMKREVSNQDNISAIKKLYYHRLRPRYRYSLIGQKTNKP from the exons CGGTTAATCATGGAGCTACAATCCAGCCAGATGATAAGAAGTGCTTAACTAATCCTGATCACCCAGACTGCCAGCAGCCTCAAAACAATGCACCATCAGATCAAA GAATAGAAAAAGGAAACAGCTTTTTAGATTCACTTCGATCAAGGTCCCGTCGTTGTCCATTTGGCACATCGTTTTACACAAGCCAAAAGCGTGGAATGCACCAAGGATCTTCTAATAGCAAAGGACTGTCCAATTTCTATGATTCTCTAACTGGACCAAAAGGTTGGGAATGGTTGTTTGGCAGTGATGTTTATGGCAAGGGTCAaggaacaaaaggcagtggaagtggACAAAATGGTAACAGTCAGGGAGGAAACAGCAATGGCAATAGTCAAAATGGGAATGGTCAAGGGTCAG GTGGTTATGGCAATAGCCAAAATGGGAATGGTCAAGGGTCAGGTGGCTATGGAAATAGCCAAAATGGGAATGGTCAAGGGTCAGGTGGTTATGGTAATAGTCAAAATAGTCAGGggtcaaacaacaatgagaatgAAGAAGATGAGGGTAGTCAGGGATCAAACAATAATGGGAATGATGAAGATGAGGATAGTGAGGAATCAAACAGCAATGGATATGATGAAGATGAATATAATGAAGGATCAAACAGCAATGGGAATGGTCAAAATAGTCAGGGATCAAATGGGAATGGGCAAAATAGTCAGGGATCAAATAGCAATGGGAATGGGCAAAATAGTCAGGGATCAAATGGCAATGGGAATGGACAAAATGGAAATGGTCAGGGAGGAAACAACAATGGATATGATGAGGATGAATATAATGAGGGGCTAAACAACAATGGGAATGGCCAAAATGGAAATGGTCAGGGGTCAAATGGCAATGGATATGGCCAAAATGGTCAGGGATCAAATGGCAATGGGTATGGCCAAAATGGTCAAGGGTCAAATGGCAATGGGTATGGCCAAAGTGGACAAGGGTCAAATGGCTATGGGTATGGTCAAAATGGTCAGGGATCAAATGGCAATGGGTATGATCAGTATGGAAATGGTCAAGGGTCAAACAGCAATGGGAATGGTCAAAATGGGCAAGGGTCAAATGGAAATGGTTATGGTCAAAATGGTCAGGGATCAAATGGCAATGGGTATGATCAATATGGAAATGGTCAAGGGTCAAACAACAATGGGTACAGTCAAAATGGGCAAGGGTCAAATGGAAATGGGTATGGTCAAAATGGGCAAGGGTCAAATGGCTATGGATATGATCAATATGGAAATGGTCAAGGATCAAACAGCAATGGGTACAGTCAAAATGGTCAGGGGTCAAATGGAAATGGGTATGGTCAAAATGGTCAGGGGTCAAATGGCAATGGGTATGATCAATATGGAAATGGTCAAGGGTCAAACAGCAATGGGTACAATCAAAATGGGCAAGGGTCAAATGGAAATGGGTATGGTCAAAATGGAAATGGGTATGGTCAAAATGGGAATGGGTATGGTCAAAATGGTCAGGGATCAAATGGCTATGGATATGACCAGTATGGGAATGGTCAATCATCATATAATAATGGGAATGGCCAAAACGGAAATGGCCAGGGGTCAAATGGAAATGGCAATGGTCAAAGTGGACAAGGATCAAATGGCAATGGGTATGATCAATATGGAAATGGTCAAGGGTCAAACAACAATGGATATAGCCAAAATGGTCAAGGGTCAAATGGCAATGGGTATGGCCAAAATGGTCAGGGATCAGGAAACAATGGGTATGGCCAAAATGGTCAGGGGTCAAATGGCAATGGGTATGGTCAAAATGGTCAAGGGTCAGGCAACAATGGGTATGATCATTATGGGAATAGTCAAGGGTCAAATGGCAATGGGTATGGCCAAAATGGTCAAGGATCAAATGGCAATGGGTATGGCCAAAATGGTCAGGGATCAGATGGGAATGGATATGGCCAAAATGGTCAGGGGTCAAATGGCAATGGGTATGATCATTATGGGAGTAGTCAAGGGTCAAATGGCAATGGGTATGGCCAAAATGGTCAAGGATCAAATGGCAATGGGTATGGCCAAAATGGTCAGGGATCAAATGGGAATGGATATGGCCAAAATGGTCAAGGGTCAAATGGCAATGGACATGGTCAAAATGGTCAAGGGTCAGGCAACAATGGGAATGATCAATATGGGAATGGCCAAGGGTCAGGCAACAATATGGTCGAATCACATGGTAGTAACAAATTGGCTAGGTCTGTAGCTGCTAAAAACTCACATAAAAGGCACTATATGAAAAGGGAAGTATCAAATCAAGATAATATCTCTGCCATTAAAAAACTGTACTATCACAGACTACGCCCACGTTACAGATACAGCCTAATTGGACAAAAAACTAACAAAccataa
- the LOC122539296 gene encoding glycine-rich cell wall structural protein 1.8-like isoform X1: MLRKAVILAFCTIIALQLPTTSAVNHGATIQPDDKKCLTNPDHPDCQQPQNNAPSDQRIEKGNSFLDSLRSRSRRCPFGTSFYTSQKRGMHQGSSNSKGLSNFYDSLTGPKGWEWLFGSDVYGKGQGTKGSGSGQNGNSQGGNSNGNSQNGNGQGSGGYGNSQNGNGQGSGGYGNSQNGNGQGSGGYGNSQNGNGQGSGGYGNSQNSQGSNNNENEEDEGSQGSNNNGNDEDEDSEESNSNGYDEDEYNEGSNSNGNGQNSQGSNGNGQNSQGSNSNGNGQNSQGSNGNGNGQNGNGQGGNNNGYDEDEYNEGLNNNGNGQNGNGQGSNGNGYGQNGQGSNGNGYGQNGQGSNGNGYGQSGQGSNGYGYGQNGQGSNGNGYDQYGNGQGSNSNGNGQNGQGSNGNGYGQNGQGSNGNGYDQYGNGQGSNNNGYSQNGQGSNGNGYGQNGQGSNGYGYDQYGNGQGSNSNGYSQNGQGSNGNGYGQNGQGSNGNGYDQYGNGQGSNSNGYNQNGQGSNGNGYGQNGNGYGQNGNGYGQNGQGSNGYGYDQYGNGQSSYNNGNGQNGNGQGSNGNGNGQSGQGSNGNGYDQYGNGQGSNNNGYSQNGQGSNGNGYGQNGQGSGNNGYGQNGQGSNGNGYGQNGQGSGNNGYDHYGNSQGSNGNGYGQNGQGSNGNGYGQNGQGSDGNGYGQNGQGSNGNGYDHYGSSQGSNGNGYGQNGQGSNGNGYGQNGQGSNGNGYGQNGQGSNGNGHGQNGQGSGNNGNDQYGNGQGSGNNMVESHGSNKLARSVAAKNSHKRHYMKREVSNQDNISAIKKLYYHRLRPRYRYSLIGQKTNKP, from the exons CGGTTAATCATGGAGCTACAATCCAGCCAGATGATAAGAAGTGCTTAACTAATCCTGATCACCCAGACTGCCAGCAGCCTCAAAACAATGCACCATCAGATCAAA GAATAGAAAAAGGAAACAGCTTTTTAGATTCACTTCGATCAAGGTCCCGTCGTTGTCCATTTGGCACATCGTTTTACACAAGCCAAAAGCGTGGAATGCACCAAGGATCTTCTAATAGCAAAGGACTGTCCAATTTCTATGATTCTCTAACTGGACCAAAAGGTTGGGAATGGTTGTTTGGCAGTGATGTTTATGGCAAGGGTCAaggaacaaaaggcagtggaagtggACAAAATGGTAACAGTCAGGGAGGAAACAGCAATGGCAATAGTCAAAATGGGAATGGTCAAGGGTCAGGTGGTTATGGCAATAGCCAAAATGGGAATGGTCAAGGATCAGGTGGTTATGGCAATAGCCAAAATGGGAATGGTCAAGGGTCAGGTGGCTATGGAAATAGCCAAAATGGGAATGGTCAAGGGTCAGGTGGTTATGGTAATAGTCAAAATAGTCAGGggtcaaacaacaatgagaatgAAGAAGATGAGGGTAGTCAGGGATCAAACAATAATGGGAATGATGAAGATGAGGATAGTGAGGAATCAAACAGCAATGGATATGATGAAGATGAATATAATGAAGGATCAAACAGCAATGGGAATGGTCAAAATAGTCAGGGATCAAATGGGAATGGGCAAAATAGTCAGGGATCAAATAGCAATGGGAATGGGCAAAATAGTCAGGGATCAAATGGCAATGGGAATGGACAAAATGGAAATGGTCAGGGAGGAAACAACAATGGATATGATGAGGATGAATATAATGAGGGGCTAAACAACAATGGGAATGGCCAAAATGGAAATGGTCAGGGGTCAAATGGCAATGGATATGGCCAAAATGGTCAGGGATCAAATGGCAATGGGTATGGCCAAAATGGTCAAGGGTCAAATGGCAATGGGTATGGCCAAAGTGGACAAGGGTCAAATGGCTATGGGTATGGTCAAAATGGTCAGGGATCAAATGGCAATGGGTATGATCAGTATGGAAATGGTCAAGGGTCAAACAGCAATGGGAATGGTCAAAATGGGCAAGGGTCAAATGGAAATGGTTATGGTCAAAATGGTCAGGGATCAAATGGCAATGGGTATGATCAATATGGAAATGGTCAAGGGTCAAACAACAATGGGTACAGTCAAAATGGGCAAGGGTCAAATGGAAATGGGTATGGTCAAAATGGGCAAGGGTCAAATGGCTATGGATATGATCAATATGGAAATGGTCAAGGATCAAACAGCAATGGGTACAGTCAAAATGGTCAGGGGTCAAATGGAAATGGGTATGGTCAAAATGGTCAGGGGTCAAATGGCAATGGGTATGATCAATATGGAAATGGTCAAGGGTCAAACAGCAATGGGTACAATCAAAATGGGCAAGGGTCAAATGGAAATGGGTATGGTCAAAATGGAAATGGGTATGGTCAAAATGGGAATGGGTATGGTCAAAATGGTCAGGGATCAAATGGCTATGGATATGACCAGTATGGGAATGGTCAATCATCATATAATAATGGGAATGGCCAAAACGGAAATGGCCAGGGGTCAAATGGAAATGGCAATGGTCAAAGTGGACAAGGATCAAATGGCAATGGGTATGATCAATATGGAAATGGTCAAGGGTCAAACAACAATGGATATAGCCAAAATGGTCAAGGGTCAAATGGCAATGGGTATGGCCAAAATGGTCAGGGATCAGGAAACAATGGGTATGGCCAAAATGGTCAGGGGTCAAATGGCAATGGGTATGGTCAAAATGGTCAAGGGTCAGGCAACAATGGGTATGATCATTATGGGAATAGTCAAGGGTCAAATGGCAATGGGTATGGCCAAAATGGTCAAGGATCAAATGGCAATGGGTATGGCCAAAATGGTCAGGGATCAGATGGGAATGGATATGGCCAAAATGGTCAGGGGTCAAATGGCAATGGGTATGATCATTATGGGAGTAGTCAAGGGTCAAATGGCAATGGGTATGGCCAAAATGGTCAAGGATCAAATGGCAATGGGTATGGCCAAAATGGTCAGGGATCAAATGGGAATGGATATGGCCAAAATGGTCAAGGGTCAAATGGCAATGGACATGGTCAAAATGGTCAAGGGTCAGGCAACAATGGGAATGATCAATATGGGAATGGCCAAGGGTCAGGCAACAATATGGTCGAATCACATGGTAGTAACAAATTGGCTAGGTCTGTAGCTGCTAAAAACTCACATAAAAGGCACTATATGAAAAGGGAAGTATCAAATCAAGATAATATCTCTGCCATTAAAAAACTGTACTATCACAGACTACGCCCACGTTACAGATACAGCCTAATTGGACAAAAAACTAACAAAccataa